CAGCAGGCCGAAGACATCCGAATCAGTCGTATTGGTCTGGCGCTTGAAGGCCTGAATGGCTTTGTAATTTTCATAGGCCCGGGCCGTCGCCGGATTGTTGTATTGAATCAGGCGGTAATACACCTGATCTTCAATGGCATATATGGTCATATCCTTGTGCATGGTCGAGGCATAGGCTTCAATCTCCCTGGCGATTTTCTCCGCCTGGCCCTCTTCATAAATGCCGCTGCTGCTGTTCATGGCTTTTTCTATAGCCGCGACGATTTTATTGCGGTCAAAGGGCGCTCTCTGCCCGTTGCGCTTGATGACTTCCAACATGTGCATACCTCCCATGATATAGTGTATATTTACCTAAAAATCAACGCTGCATATACAATATATATGATTTCCCTTTCGTAAAACAGTGCACACCCATATTACTATATCTGGTATATGTTGTCAATCGCCCAATACTTGATACTGTTGTTATCAAGTCCTATCAAAAAGAGCGGCAAGCCTTCAAAAAACTGCGTTTCTGAAAGCCTGCCGCCTGTGTATAACTCGATAAAAAATTTTTTATGGGATTTGGAGAAGATCCCGTATCACCGCTCCGGCTAAAATGAGTCCGGCTGCCGACGGCACGAAGGAAATACTGCCTATGCCGGAACAGCCTTCTTCCCGCCGTACTGGCCGGGGCGTCTCTTTGGAATATACGACCTTGACGCGGCGGATATTCCGCTTTTTCAGCTCCCTCCGCATCACCTTGGCCAGGGGATCGACAGACGTCTTCTCGATCTCGGCAATTTCAAACAGCTCCGGATGGAGCTTATTCCCCGCTCCCATAGCGGAAATGACGGGAATACCGGCCTCATAGGCTTCTGCTATGATATCGACCTTCGCCGCTACTGTATCAATGGCGTCAACGACGTAATCAGCGCCCGACTGCGCAACCAGGCCCGGCCGCTCTGCCGGCAGGTAAAACACGTGATGCGTTTCGACCTCTATGTCCGGATTAATCGACAAAAACCGCTCCTTCATGACCTCGACCTTAGGCCGGCCAATAGCCGGCACAGTCGCCCCGAGCTGGCGGTTTACATTAGACGGGTCGTATACGTCGCCGTCGACGAGAATCAAGCGGCCGATACCGGCCCGGCAAAGGGCCTCGGCCACAAAGGAACCGACGCCGCCGACGCCGAACACCAGCACCGTTTTGCCCGCTAGGGCTTCTACCTTATCCCATCCCAGCAGCAGCGCCGTCCGCTGGGCGTATTCCTCCCGCACGGCTTACCGTTCCGGAACGACTTCCAGCCAGTAGCCGTCGGGGTCGACGATAAAATAAATGCCCATAGCCGGATTTTCATAGACGACACAGCCCATTTCCTTATGCTTGGCCAGGGCCGCATCCATATCCTTGACGGAAAAGGCCGTATGGAACTCGTTTTCGCCGAGATTATAGGGCTCTTTTCTGTCTTTGAGCCACGTCAGCTCCAACTGGAAATCAGAAACGCCGTCGCCGAGATAAACAATCGTAAAATCAGGCTTTTCAATACGGCGCACTTCCGTAAGGCCCAGGGCTTCTTTGTAAAACTCCATGCTGCGCTGCAAGTCCAGCACGTTAAAATTAGTATGTCTGAATGTAAACTGCATGTGTAGGTTCCTCCTTATGCTTCTTCCTGCCAGCCTTTGGAAACGTCGACCCAGCCTTGAGACCGGGCGTAGAGTTCCAATTCCGGCAGCGTCAGTTCGATAGCGCTGTTGCCGCTGCCGCAGGCCGGAAAGACCGTTTCAAACCGCTTCAGCGATTCGTCCAGATATACGGTCACGCCGGGATTAACGGCAAAGGGGCAGACGCCGCCGACGGGATGTCCAATTAACCGTTCCACGTCGTCATGCTTGATCATCGTCGCCTTTTTATGGAACCGCGTCTTGAATTTATGATTGTCCACGCGGGCGTCGCCGGCAAACAATACTAAAATCGGCCCGTCATCCAATAAAAACGACATGGATTTGGCGATGCGTCTGCCTTCCGTATGAAGGGCCGCCGCCGCTTCGTCGACAGTCGCGCTGGACTGATCCAGTTCCAACACGCGGTCAGCCATGCCCCACTGGGCAAAATACTCCCTTACCTTCTGAATAGACATCCTTTCTGTCCCCTCCTGTATCATAGCGTTATTAGGTTTCATTATATTACCATTTGGAAAGGGATTCAAATAATTTTTACGAATTACGGCAATTCGAAGTCAGCCGTACTGCCCCTGTCGGTCTTGTGGACGGCCAGGCGCGCGTCGATTCGCTCTCTCAGCTCCGGTACGTGGGAGATAATGCCGACGAGACGGCCGCCCTGCTTGAGCTCCATCAGAGCCTTTAAGGCGAAATCCAGCGTTTCTCCGTCGAGAGTACCGAATCCTTCGTCGATAAATATCGTATCGAGGTGAATGCCGCCGGAATAGGCCTGTACCACGTCGGCCAGTCCTAGGGCTAAGGCCAGGGAAGCCAAAAATGTCTCGCCGCCGGAGAGCGTATTAGCCGGGCGGGCGTATCCCGTATAGTTGTCGAATACTTCGATATCCAGGCCGATGCGCCGCACGCGCTTGTCGTCCCACGAGCGGGAACGCTGCAGCTCATACCGCCGGCGGCTCATCAAATCGAGGCGGGCGTTGGCCGCCGCCAAGACTTCGTCGAGAAGTGCTCCCAGCACATACCGCTCGAAGTTGACACCCGTATGCTGTCCGGAAATCAGTTCATATATGGAACCGACTGCCTCATACCGAGCCGACAGCTCCGCTTGCTCTCCCTGCCAGGCGGCAATCTGCTCCCGCCCCCGGCACAGCTCCTGTCGGCGTATCGCCGCGGCGGCACAGGATTCAGATAATCGCTGGCACAGCTTGTTTTTTTCGTCAAGCTGCGCCTTATATGCCGCCATATCTGGCTCCGGCTGCGAGGCGACGGCCTTTTCTTCCTGCGCTATCCGGCCCTGTATCTGCTGTACGTCCCGGTTATACTCGTCGACAGCCTGCTGCTCTCTGTCGATGGAGCCTACAAAGGGCTGCAGTTCCCGGCATTGCTGCAGGCTTTCGATTCCAGCCTGTCGAACCCGTTCCTTCAAATCGGCGGCGTACTCTTTATATTGCTTTCGCAGAGCCGTCACCTGCTCCTGCAGCAGGCGTTCCTGCTCCGTCCAGCGCGCGGCCTCCTTTTCGGCGTCGACGACGGCCTTTCGGCTTCGTTCTGCCTGTTCTTCATAGGCTTTAACGCGCTGGCTCAAATCAGCCATATGCCGTCTCAGTACGGCGGCGTCCCGATATTCTGCCGGTACGTCCGCTTCGGCCTGTTTCTTCGCCAACTGGCTCTGCGCGGCGGCAAGTCGAGCCGCTTCCGCCTGCTGGCGGGACTGCTCTTCTTTTTGTATCCCTTCCTTTTGCTTCAGCTCCCATTGCGTCACGGCGGCCCTCGTCCGTTCTGCCTGGGCGGCTTGTTCGCCCAGGAGGCTAACCTTCTGCTTCTGCGCGTCCAGCCGTACCCGCCATTGGGCGGACGTACATTCAAAAGGATACTGAGCACGCAGGTCGTCGCGCTGCCGCTTCAGACTTTGGAACTCCGCCTGTACGCGCTGGAGAGTCAGTTCAGCCTGACGGCGCTCCTCATCGCGCTGCTGAGCCTGCCGTTTCCGCGCTTCTACATCCTCTTTCCGCGGCATATGAGCCGCCAAAGGAGCCGGCATGGGATGATCCGTCGCGCCGCAAACAGGACAAGGCTCTCCTTCTTTCAGCTCCTTAGCCAGCAAAGCGGCCTGTCCCTGCAAAAACAAGGCTTGTACGCCTTCGTAATCTAGCTGCGCCTGCGCTGCCCCGGCGGCGGCCCGGCGGCAGGCGTCCTCGGCAGCCCGGCACGCGCTGTCCTTCTGCGAGATTTCCTCAGCCAAGGCCTCTATCGCCGCTTCTCGATTCAGCCTTTCTTCCCAGACAGCGGCCTGCCCTTTGGCCTGCTCCCATGCCGCGGCCAGCTCCGGCTGGCCGGCTACTTCCGCCCGTCCAGCGTCTATCCGGGCCTGCAAGGCCTCCCGTTCCTTCTGCAGCGCCGCCAATACCTCGTCGGCGCGCCGACTCTGGTCCGCCAGCTGCCGGGCCCTGCGGCACAGCTCTCCATACTGCTCGGCTTTTTCCGCCATACTCTGCAGCAGTATGAGTTGCCTTGCGTCGGCGTCATGGGCCGCGCCCTGCGCCTGCAGCGCTTCGGCCTCTTTGCGTACGGCCTGAAGTCGCTGTAGCGCCCCCTCGGCCTGTACGGCAGCTTCGCCGGCTTTTTGTCCGGCGGCGACGCCCTGGGCCTGTATCTCATCGAGCTGACGGCATGGTTCCGCCAGCAGCTGTGCGCGGCGCAGCACGTCGATATAAGCCTGTTTCTCCGCCATAGCTGTTTCCTGCTGACGCAGCTGATCCCGCAGCCTGCGGCTTTCCTTCAAATTCTGCCAATGGCTGTACACTACCTGCGCATCCTGGACTGTTTTCTGATAGACATCGCGGTCGGCTATGGCCGCGTCCAATTCGCCCTGACGCAGCCGTTGTTCTTCGTCTGCAGCTTGTTCCATAGCGGTCAGCGCCGCTGCATCGCCGGCTCCCAGGCTCTGCAAAAGCTGAGCAATGCGCTCCTTGCGCAAGTCGTACTGCGACAGGATATCGTCGTATTTTTCCTTTGCCAGCTCCTGCAGCCGGGCGTAGCGCTGGGTATGAAACAAGGTCTGCATAATCTGCTGGCGGTCCGCCGAGCTGGCCAGCAGCAAACGGCGGAAATCCCCCTGGGGCAGCAGGACGACCTGCCGGAACTGCTCGGCCTTAAAGCCCAGCAGCCGTTCCACCTCTTCGCCGACCTTTTTCGTCGCAATGACCGCCGTCTTTTCGCCCTTTTCGTCCACGGCGTATAAGGCGGCCGACGCCGCCGATTTCTTTAAGCCAGTGCCGCGCTTTTTCGCTATCTGCTGCTCCGGCCTTCGCTCGACGCAGTACCGCGCCGGCCCGATGGCAAAGGCAAAGACGACGTACGTCTCCTCTTCCGGCGAAGCATATTCACTGCGCATATGGGCGCCCGAGCGGCGGTTTCCGCTCGTTTCGCCGTACAGGGCATAGCACATCGCATCCAGTACCGTCGTCTTGCCGGCGCCGGTCGGCCCGTATATCAAAAACAGCTTATGATCTTCCAGCCGGCGGAAATCAATAACCTGACGCCCGGCATAGGGACCGAAGGCGTTCATTTCCAAATATAATGGTTTCACAACAAGCCGTCTCCTTCCCGCTGCAGCATATCCGTCCACAAGTCGTCCATGCAAGCCTGCTCGGCCTCCGTCAGCGGCCGGTCCGGCATCATGGCCGTGGCAAAGCTCTCAAACAGCTGCCGCTCCGTAGTCCTGTGCAGGTCGAAGTCCCGTTCTCCCGTGCCGCCGCTTTGACGGTTCGGCATTTCCAGCGCCGCCGCTCGCGGATATTTCTGCCGCAGCTTAGCCATGCCGTCCAGAATCGGAGCCGTATCGGTCAGGCGGAACAGGATATAGTCGTCGGTATGCAAGTCTTCGCCGGCCATGATATCCTCAAACAAGCCCTCGACGACGCGTACGTCATGGCGGGGAGAAAAGGGCAAAAACGACGTCGCCGTCCCGCCCTTTTCGTCTATATCCACGATGACGGCTCCTTTTTTCTGCCTCCATTCGCCGAAGGAATATTTCAGCAGGCTGCCGGCATAGCGCACGTTCGGCCCGCCCACCTGCTGCGGCCCGTGGAGATGGCCCAGAGCCGTATACGTATAGTCGGAAAACAAGGCCGGCGAAACGGCGTCGCTTCCGCCGATCGACAACGGGCGTTCTGAATCGCTGCTTTCGCCGCCGGCAGCGAAGACATGGGCGACGCAGACCGTCCGCATCGCCGTTCCGGCGCGCCGGCTGTCTATGAAACGGGCTAAGGCGTCCTCATGGCTGCGGATCGTATCGTCGCCGAAATACAACCTGGCCGCTGCCGGCTCGATAAACGGCAGGAGCACAAAGGCCACGGGTCCATAGGCGTCATGCAGGACGACCGGCCCGATCAGCTTGTCGAGTTCCCCGGCAATATAAAACCCCTGTTTTTCCAGCATCCGGCTGCCGAAGGACAGGCGGGCCGCGCTGTCATGATTGCCGCTGATGACGAAAAAGGGAACCCCCGCTTCCGCCGTAATCTTCGTCGCGATTTCATCAAACAAGGCCACGGCGTCTGCCGGCGGCAAGCTGCGGTCGTATACGTCGCCGGCCAGCACGACGGCGTCGATGCCCTCGTCCCGGATCATCGGCAGAAGCTGTTCCGTCAGCACATAGGCCTGGTCGTCCGTCAGGTAATCGCCGTAAAATAGTTTTCCTAAATGCCAATCTGCCGTATGCAGAATCCGCATAGGCAATCCCTCCTTATTCGCAGTATAAATCCCGCAGCATAGCGATTTCCCTGGCGTAGCCGTCTAACTCGTTAGGAGTTTCCAGATAAAACGGCAGCGTCCGCAGGGCCGGATGGTTGATAATCTTCCGAAATGCCTCCAGTCCGATATGGCCTTCGCCGATTTTTTCATGCCGGTCCTTGCGGCTGCCCAGGGGATTCTTGCTGTCGTTGATATGAACGGCCTTCAGCCGCTCCAATCCGATAAGGCGGTCAAACTGCTCCAGCACCTCATCCAGGCGCTCCGTAATGTCATAGCCGCCGTCAAATACGTGGCACGTATCCAGGCAGACGCCTACCTTATCAGAAAATTGCACCTTGTCGATAATAGCCGCCAGCTCTTCAAAGCTGCGGCCTACTTCCGTCCCCTTGCCGGCCATGGTTTCCAGCAGCACCGTCGTCCTTTGTCCTGAAAACATGCATTGGTTCATCATGGACGCAATGAGGCGGATTCCCTCGTCCGCGCCCTGCCCGACGTGGCTGCCGGGATGAAAATTGTAACGGCAGTTATCCAGATATTCCAGCCGCTGCAAATCCTCGCTCATCGCTTCGACGGCAAACTGCCGCGTTCGCTCCGTCTTGGAGCAGCCGTTGAGCGTATACGGCGCATGGGCCAGAATAGGCGCAAAATCATGGGCCGCCATGAGCTCGTTCAGCTGCTTCATATCGTCTATATCCAGCTTTCGGACACTGCCGCCGCGGGGATTGCGCGTAAAAAACTGAAACGTATCGGCGCCGATGGTCAGAGCTTCCTCGCCCATATGGCGAAAGCCCTGGGAAACGGACAGATGACATCCTATATGCAGCATATTTCTTCACCTCGCATAAGAAAAAGGCTGCAGCAAATAGTATGTCACTTCGCTGCAGCGCTCTTCGTATTTTTTATTATTCTGCCTCCTGGCAGTCCTTGCATACACCCAGGAAAGACAAACTCACGCCGCTGACAGAAAATCCTGTCTGCGCCTCGGCCTGTCTGG
This region of Megasphaera stantonii genomic DNA includes:
- a CDS encoding tRNA threonylcarbamoyladenosine dehydratase, whose product is MREEYAQRTALLLGWDKVEALAGKTVLVFGVGGVGSFVAEALCRAGIGRLILVDGDVYDPSNVNRQLGATVPAIGRPKVEVMKERFLSINPDIEVETHHVFYLPAERPGLVAQSGADYVVDAIDTVAAKVDIIAEAYEAGIPVISAMGAGNKLHPELFEIAEIEKTSVDPLAKVMRRELKKRNIRRVKVVYSKETPRPVRREEGCSGIGSISFVPSAAGLILAGAVIRDLLQIP
- a CDS encoding VOC family protein is translated as MQFTFRHTNFNVLDLQRSMEFYKEALGLTEVRRIEKPDFTIVYLGDGVSDFQLELTWLKDRKEPYNLGENEFHTAFSVKDMDAALAKHKEMGCVVYENPAMGIYFIVDPDGYWLEVVPER
- a CDS encoding YbaK/EbsC family protein — translated: MSIQKVREYFAQWGMADRVLELDQSSATVDEAAAALHTEGRRIAKSMSFLLDDGPILVLFAGDARVDNHKFKTRFHKKATMIKHDDVERLIGHPVGGVCPFAVNPGVTVYLDESLKRFETVFPACGSGNSAIELTLPELELYARSQGWVDVSKGWQEEA
- a CDS encoding AAA family ATPase encodes the protein MKPLYLEMNAFGPYAGRQVIDFRRLEDHKLFLIYGPTGAGKTTVLDAMCYALYGETSGNRRSGAHMRSEYASPEEETYVVFAFAIGPARYCVERRPEQQIAKKRGTGLKKSAASAALYAVDEKGEKTAVIATKKVGEEVERLLGFKAEQFRQVVLLPQGDFRRLLLASSADRQQIMQTLFHTQRYARLQELAKEKYDDILSQYDLRKERIAQLLQSLGAGDAAALTAMEQAADEEQRLRQGELDAAIADRDVYQKTVQDAQVVYSHWQNLKESRRLRDQLRQQETAMAEKQAYIDVLRRAQLLAEPCRQLDEIQAQGVAAGQKAGEAAVQAEGALQRLQAVRKEAEALQAQGAAHDADARQLILLQSMAEKAEQYGELCRRARQLADQSRRADEVLAALQKEREALQARIDAGRAEVAGQPELAAAWEQAKGQAAVWEERLNREAAIEALAEEISQKDSACRAAEDACRRAAAGAAQAQLDYEGVQALFLQGQAALLAKELKEGEPCPVCGATDHPMPAPLAAHMPRKEDVEARKRQAQQRDEERRQAELTLQRVQAEFQSLKRQRDDLRAQYPFECTSAQWRVRLDAQKQKVSLLGEQAAQAERTRAAVTQWELKQKEGIQKEEQSRQQAEAARLAAAQSQLAKKQAEADVPAEYRDAAVLRRHMADLSQRVKAYEEQAERSRKAVVDAEKEAARWTEQERLLQEQVTALRKQYKEYAADLKERVRQAGIESLQQCRELQPFVGSIDREQQAVDEYNRDVQQIQGRIAQEEKAVASQPEPDMAAYKAQLDEKNKLCQRLSESCAAAAIRRQELCRGREQIAAWQGEQAELSARYEAVGSIYELISGQHTGVNFERYVLGALLDEVLAAANARLDLMSRRRYELQRSRSWDDKRVRRIGLDIEVFDNYTGYARPANTLSGGETFLASLALALGLADVVQAYSGGIHLDTIFIDEGFGTLDGETLDFALKALMELKQGGRLVGIISHVPELRERIDARLAVHKTDRGSTADFELP
- a CDS encoding exonuclease SbcCD subunit D encodes the protein MRILHTADWHLGKLFYGDYLTDDQAYVLTEQLLPMIRDEGIDAVVLAGDVYDRSLPPADAVALFDEIATKITAEAGVPFFVISGNHDSAARLSFGSRMLEKQGFYIAGELDKLIGPVVLHDAYGPVAFVLLPFIEPAAARLYFGDDTIRSHEDALARFIDSRRAGTAMRTVCVAHVFAAGGESSDSERPLSIGGSDAVSPALFSDYTYTALGHLHGPQQVGGPNVRYAGSLLKYSFGEWRQKKGAVIVDIDEKGGTATSFLPFSPRHDVRVVEGLFEDIMAGEDLHTDDYILFRLTDTAPILDGMAKLRQKYPRAAALEMPNRQSGGTGERDFDLHRTTERQLFESFATAMMPDRPLTEAEQACMDDLWTDMLQREGDGLL
- a CDS encoding deoxyribonuclease IV, coding for MLHIGCHLSVSQGFRHMGEEALTIGADTFQFFTRNPRGGSVRKLDIDDMKQLNELMAAHDFAPILAHAPYTLNGCSKTERTRQFAVEAMSEDLQRLEYLDNCRYNFHPGSHVGQGADEGIRLIASMMNQCMFSGQRTTVLLETMAGKGTEVGRSFEELAAIIDKVQFSDKVGVCLDTCHVFDGGYDITERLDEVLEQFDRLIGLERLKAVHINDSKNPLGSRKDRHEKIGEGHIGLEAFRKIINHPALRTLPFYLETPNELDGYAREIAMLRDLYCE